ACGAGGTCACCGTGGCTTCGCGCCCCTCGACGCAGCGGTACAGGTCGACGACTTCGTCGAAGGCCGCCAGGAGCGGCGCCGGGACGAGGATGCGGACGAGGGCGCGGTCGGAGAGATCGTCGAGGCCGTCATCGGGCGGGCCTTCGGTGTCCGCGGTCCGCTGCGTGTCGTCGCCGGCGCGAGCCTCGCCGTCGGCCGGCGAGTCGGACCCGGCGGCGCGCGACGCCCGGACCGCATCGCGCAGCGCCCGGATCGGGACGCGCCGCGCCAGGGCCACCCAGGCGGCCAGGGAATCGGCGGACGCGACCCGGGCGACGAGAAGGGCCGCCACGCGACCGATGGGTCGGCCGCCGTCGTCTCCGGTCAGGGCGTCGGCCAGAAGCGGGAGAGACCCGAGCGCACGGCCCAGCGAAGCGCAGTCCTTCACCCACCGGCCGGAGCGTCCGAATCGCTCACGGGCGTGATCCTCCACTCGGGCGAACCCGAAATCGGACCAGGCCTGCCTTTGCACGAATGCGGCCGCCGCACGGGCCAGGGGAATCGCGATGCGGTCGAGCCCGGCCCGCAGGGACAAAGCGAGGCCGTCTGCTTGGCGAAACGATGTCTCGACCGGGTAAGCGCTCGAGGCTGGCGCCGCCGGGATGTCAGCGGCCGGGTCGTTACCGGCCTGGGCGTGATAGATCGGGGCATCCTCCCTGCAGACGAAGCGATTCGGGGCTGTAACTCTCGCCGGTTGGGCGCACAAGAGATCGGCCCGTGGGCTATCGGCGCTTAGGAGGTCTGCGCGATCGACGTGTCGACGATCGGCGGGCGAGTAGAAAGTAGGATGCGATGCGCGCAGAGCGGCGGCGGAACGCATGGTGTAAATATAGCGCATACAATTCATATTGCAAGCGAAAAGTGAGAGATTTTTTGGAGCAACCGGAGACAGATGCGCGCGCCGAATGGGCGGCACGCGCGGCAGCGCGGAATGGGCCGAATGCGCCGTCGCAATCGTGTCGGGCGGGATCACGCCGAGCGCGATCACCCTGAAGACTTGTACGGGCCGAAGTGGCGGGAGGCTCCCGCCTTTACGGTGAGAAATCCGGGCTAATCGTACCGGATTGGAACGACCACGGCGGGACGACCGTCCACGCCGAAGTGCGTGGCGGCGCCATCGGGTGGGGGTGGAGTGCCCTTCGGGTCGGCGCCGCCGTTCTGGTCCAGGTTGTTCATCGCCTCCCGGCGCTCAGAGCGGGCGATGTCGAGGCGGACCTGCAGGTCTTTCCCGTCGTAGTGCACCATGATCTCCTTGCCGCCCGGCAGGACCTCGACCTCTCCCTGACCCTCGCTCGCCAGCTGCACCAGCGTGCTTCCGTCGAGGCCCAGCTCGAGGTTGGACGTGATGTCGAAGCGCTGCAGGAAGTAGGGGAGGGAGACGCGGAAGTGCTCGACCTCCGAGCAGGCCTTGGCGGGCTCCGTCCCCTCGACGAAGGCCTCGAGAAACGTCGCGGGGCAGGACGACTCGACGCTGGCGCGCAGCCCCGTGCTCCGGTCGATCGGGACGTACACGACGTTGGCCGGCTTCGCGAACGTCTCCGCCGGCTTCCCCTGGAGGGCCCCCTTCATGAAGTCGATCCAGATCGGCAGGGCGGCCCGCGCCCCGGTCTCCCCTTCGCCCAGCGACTTCTTCTGATCGAACCCGACCCAGACTCCGGCCACGAGCGACGGGCTGAAGCCGACGAACCAGGCGTCGGCCAGATCGTCGGTGGTGCCCGTCTTGCCGGCGACGGGCCGGTGCAGATCGCGCGCCGCCTGGGCGCCGGTGCCGCTCTCGGTGACTCCTTCGAGCAGGTAGGTCATCAGGTAGGCGATGTCGGCGCGCAGCACTTCGATCACCTTGGGCTTCGACTCCTCGCGCATCTTGCCGTCGCGGTCGGCCACGTAGCGGATGAAGTGCGGCTCGACGCGCACCCCCTGGTTCGGGAAGATCGAATAGGCGGTGGTCAGGTCGATGAGGGACACCTCCATCGTGCCGAGGGCCATCGAGGGGTAGGGGCGCAAGGGGCTCGTGATCCCCATCTTGCGCGCCGTCTCAATCGTCTTCGAATAGCCGATCTGATTCAGCAGCTTGACAGCCACGATGTTGCGCGATTCCTCCATGGCCTCGCGCAGGGTCGTCACGCCGTAGTACTTGCGGTAGTAGTTGTCGGGCTGATATTCATCCCCCGTTGCCGGGTCGACGAAGACCGTCGGCTCGTCGAAGATCGTCTCGGCGAGGGTGTGCCCGGCGTCGAGGGCGGTGGTGTAGACGAACGGTTTGAAGGCCGAGCCCGCCTGGCGGAAGGACTGCATCGATCGGTCGAACTGGCTGCGGTTGAAATCGTAGCCTCCGACCAGCGCCTTGATCTCGCCGGTTCCCGGGTCGAGGGCCAGGACGGCCCCTTCCGCCAGCGGTTCCTGGTCCAGCTTCACCTTCAGGGATTTCTTCGCCTCGTCGATCCCCAGGACCAGGAACGGGGCCACGTCACCGACCTTGATTACCTGGTTCGGGATCGTCTTCTTGGTCCAGTCGATCCCCTCCGGTCCGAAGCTCGCCGTGTAGGCGCCCAGCCGGACCGTCGCCGTCTTTCTGTTGACCTCGGTCACGACCCCGAAGCGCAACCGGCCTATGACGGGGGCCTTGCTCCACGATGCGTGCGTGAACGTCGCCAGGTCGCCGCCGTCCTTCAGGACGTTCTGCTTGATCGGCCGGAATCCCTGGCGCTTGTCGAGCTCGCGCAGCCCCTCGAAGACCGCCTGATTGGCGGCTTTCTGCATCGCGGGGTCGAGCGTCGTGTGCACTTCGAGCCCTTCCTCGTAGAGAGTCACCTCGCCGTATTTCGCGTCGAGATAGCGGCGCACCTCTTCGACGAAATAGGGGGCGATGTTCTCCTCCTCCGGCGCCTTGGCGACCTCGACGGGGGTGGCGATCGCCAGGTCGGCTTCCTCCTTCGGAATCTTCCCCTCCCGGGCCATCCGCCCGAGGACGTGGTCCCGGCGTGCCCGCGCCCGCTCGGGAGAGCGGAACGGCGAGTAGGCTTCCGGGCGCTGCACCAGGCCGGCCAGAAGGGCCGCTTCCGGCAGGTTCATCTCCTTGGCCGGCTTGCCGTAGTAATACTGCGAGGCCGCCTCGACGCCGTAGCGCCCGTGCCCCATGTACACCTGGTTGCAATAGAACGCGAGAATCTCCTGCTTGGTGAACGCCTTCTCGATCTGCAGCGCCAGGACCATCTCCTGGAGCTTGCGGCGCATCGTCTTTTCCGTCTTCAGAAAGAGCGAACGCGCCAGCTGCTGCGTCAGCGTGCTCCCCCCCTGCGCCTTCTTGAAGCGGACGATGTCCGTTATGATCGCCCGGGCGATGCCCCAGGGGTCGACGCCGACATGCTCGTAGAAGTTCGAGTCCTCGGTCGCCACCAGGGCGTCGATGAACGACTTGGAGATCTGGTCCAGGGGGACCACGATGCGCTTCTCGGCCCCGAACTGGAACAGCACCTGCCCGTCCGCCCCGTAGATGGTGGTGACGACCGGCGGTTTCCAGTCCTGCAGGTGCTTCACCTCGGGAATGTCGAACGTCAGGGCGTAGCCGACGACCGATCCCAGACCGACCGCGAGGACGATGGCGCCCAGCGCCAGGAGGGCGAGGTTTCTCGGTTTCCGCCAGAACGGCCGGCGCGGGGGTGGGGGCTCGGAGGGGGAACCGAATG
This window of the Candidatus Polarisedimenticolia bacterium genome carries:
- a CDS encoding PBP1A family penicillin-binding protein, with protein sequence MTTDTPNSQSFGRVRPPASPPPVAPPPGGPSFGSPSEPPPPRRPFWRKPRNLALLALGAIVLAVGLGSVVGYALTFDIPEVKHLQDWKPPVVTTIYGADGQVLFQFGAEKRIVVPLDQISKSFIDALVATEDSNFYEHVGVDPWGIARAIITDIVRFKKAQGGSTLTQQLARSLFLKTEKTMRRKLQEMVLALQIEKAFTKQEILAFYCNQVYMGHGRYGVEAASQYYYGKPAKEMNLPEAALLAGLVQRPEAYSPFRSPERARARRDHVLGRMAREGKIPKEEADLAIATPVEVAKAPEEENIAPYFVEEVRRYLDAKYGEVTLYEEGLEVHTTLDPAMQKAANQAVFEGLRELDKRQGFRPIKQNVLKDGGDLATFTHASWSKAPVIGRLRFGVVTEVNRKTATVRLGAYTASFGPEGIDWTKKTIPNQVIKVGDVAPFLVLGIDEAKKSLKVKLDQEPLAEGAVLALDPGTGEIKALVGGYDFNRSQFDRSMQSFRQAGSAFKPFVYTTALDAGHTLAETIFDEPTVFVDPATGDEYQPDNYYRKYYGVTTLREAMEESRNIVAVKLLNQIGYSKTIETARKMGITSPLRPYPSMALGTMEVSLIDLTTAYSIFPNQGVRVEPHFIRYVADRDGKMREESKPKVIEVLRADIAYLMTYLLEGVTESGTGAQAARDLHRPVAGKTGTTDDLADAWFVGFSPSLVAGVWVGFDQKKSLGEGETGARAALPIWIDFMKGALQGKPAETFAKPANVVYVPIDRSTGLRASVESSCPATFLEAFVEGTEPAKACSEVEHFRVSLPYFLQRFDITSNLELGLDGSTLVQLASEGQGEVEVLPGGKEIMVHYDGKDLQVRLDIARSERREAMNNLDQNGGADPKGTPPPPDGAATHFGVDGRPAVVVPIRYD